A genomic stretch from Kribbella jejuensis includes:
- a CDS encoding leucine-rich repeat domain-containing protein, translating to MTGQTFAVGPRPNGTIEMVVTGSWSDQAGAAFVEEGADTLVLNYALGFDMADLRFLDGLPVRNLVVIDRRLQSLDPIYGLAPTLRNISLTVDPALTVDLERLPELTEIQADWGQIRQTFRSAVHLARLFAGRYTEDDLWALAPAGDLETLVLKDRPRLKSLDGLAALPGLRHLGVHLAARLSDTGAVRGSMLRELHLEACKKVTTLDDIATCGDLEVLDLSDGASFSSAEPLRALTKLRELLLSGSTRISDGDLRPIADLPQLRELRMQSRRNYRPSVEEVQKIISERQ from the coding sequence ATGACAGGACAGACGTTCGCGGTCGGGCCGCGACCCAATGGGACCATCGAAATGGTGGTCACCGGGTCGTGGTCCGATCAGGCCGGCGCGGCGTTCGTCGAAGAGGGCGCCGACACCCTCGTGCTGAACTACGCCCTCGGATTCGACATGGCCGACCTGCGATTTCTCGACGGCCTACCGGTGCGGAACCTGGTGGTCATCGACCGGCGCCTGCAGTCGCTCGATCCGATCTACGGCCTTGCACCGACATTGAGAAACATCAGTCTCACCGTGGATCCCGCGTTGACTGTCGATCTCGAGCGACTGCCCGAGTTGACCGAGATCCAGGCGGACTGGGGCCAGATCAGGCAAACGTTCCGCTCTGCGGTTCACCTCGCGCGACTGTTCGCGGGACGATATACGGAGGATGATCTGTGGGCTCTTGCGCCGGCTGGCGACCTCGAGACGCTGGTGCTGAAGGACCGGCCGCGCTTGAAGTCGCTCGACGGGCTGGCAGCCCTCCCGGGTCTTCGGCATCTTGGCGTCCATCTCGCCGCGCGGCTCTCGGATACCGGAGCGGTCCGTGGGTCGATGCTGCGCGAACTGCATCTTGAAGCCTGCAAGAAGGTGACCACCCTCGACGACATTGCAACGTGTGGTGATCTCGAAGTGCTCGACCTGAGTGACGGCGCGAGCTTCTCGAGTGCTGAACCGCTGCGTGCGCTGACGAAACTGCGGGAGCTCCTGTTGTCCGGCTCTACGAGAATCTCGGATGGCGACCTGCGCCCGATCGCCGACCTTCCGCAGCTTCGAGAGCTGCGCATGCAGAGCCGGCGGAACTATCGTCCCAGCGTCGAAGAGGTCCAGAAGATCATCTCCGAGCGACAGTAG